The following DNA comes from Poecilia reticulata strain Guanapo linkage group LG5, Guppy_female_1.0+MT, whole genome shotgun sequence.
TTAAACTGTACTTTTTTCTTCAGGATTACTTTAGAACAATAATTGTGACTGTGtctaaattatacttttttttttctttttttttcctggatcaCTACTATTTACTACTGTTTAGATACTTATATAACTGATGGTAATGTATGCTGGTCATGAGGCAGATTCTTGGAGTCACTTTGTGATCTGTAAGAGCGAGGAAGATAAGTTGTTTTTCTAGTTGGATTTCCAAGGCTCATGATGTTACACAAAAGATAAAGCTGATTAATTTGACTTGGTTTGTGGTACATAACATTAGACACAGCAGCATTGCCAGTTTCTTAAAAGGCTGTTTCGTTCTTTTTTTCGTTTTGACCATTCCATGTAATGCTAAAACTGCAAGTTGGCCTTGGGTTTTATGTTAATGAACTATAAACGGTTCCACATTGTCCAGCTGCTGGTTAATGCAATTTGAAaaagactaaatatttttggattgcAGTTAATGCTGCAGCGAAGCTCAGTTTTTAACAAAGGAACAATGTTGTTGCTGGATTATCAAAgtgagcatttatttttattagtcaCCAAAGTGTGATTACGGTAAataatactgtatatatatatatatatatatatatatatatacacactatATAAAGTTCACCTGAGTTCTCCTGTGTCTGTTTGACCtgatttttttactaaatgaaGTGAGCTAGTGCTTATTTTAATGCATCTTGCTGATCTCTCCATCGCTGACGGTCCAGGCCTCCCAGTACTGTTCTCAGCATACTGTTTGTTGTTGTCCCATCAGGCCAGAGCCTCATGGTCGCGGCGGGGCGTCTCTGCAGGGTCAGGGAGAAGCTCCCCTTCCAGAGCAGGATGAAGAGATCCTGGGCTCCGACGACGACGAACAGGAGGATCCCAATGATTACTGCAGGGGTAGGGTCTCCCTTGGTCTTCAGAAATCACTTCTGCATCTGCATGATGAAATGAAATGGATTCTAACTTCTTGGAGGAAAATAGTTTTGGTCcagattgaaatttattttttttaaatgtttgtgatgGATGAAGCTGCTGGAGTGATGGAAGCAATTTTTAGTCTTTATTGATGGATTTCTGCTGATTCTTGACTTTTAAACCAGGGAACAATCTGTTGTACTTTCTGGTCTAGTTATCCGTTTTCCTTTGACTCGGGCAACAAACTGTCTCGCCCCGtctcttcagatttttcttcttttttttttttattagttctgAACTGTTGGTTTACTTGGATCAGAACTGTGGGCAAAGGTAATAAGCTGGAGAAAGGAGAGTGTTTTTGCCCACACCAAGTAACACATCATGGCTCCTACACTGTCTGGAATTTTATTTCCATCTCGTCTTGGTCCTTTTTTGGTTCCTCAAACAAACATCTAAAGTTTATGAGCCttcgcctttttttttaatggattcaAGTTGTTTTAATCCAAACCTACTactcctgattttactgcacaTGGAGACCACAACATCATTTCACCTGGTCTTCCATTTTGCGTATGCGTTTATTCAGGTGGATATCATCATGTGAAGATCGGCGACCTGTTCAATGGAAGATACCACGTGATCCGTAAGCTTGGGTGGGGTCACTTCTCCACCGTGTGGCTGGCCTGGGACATCCAGTAAGTCTGCTCATCGGtttaaggaaaaagaaacaaaaatgagcaGGACTCACTTTTACATGTTGGTTAGCatgttcaggatttatttattttaagcagaTGTCTTAAATTTACACACAAAGGAAAATTAAGGTATTTGACAAAACTGTAGGGTATGTCACAGAAACTATAGGCTGCAGTGGCTGCCTGTTTCTGCCAGCTAGCTGCATTGTTTCTCAGAAACCGGAGCTTCAGATCTAGAAATGACGCCACACCCAAGCTGAGCATGTTTTTGGTTGCAAGTAGAAGAACCAGTAGGAATGACTAATTGCTGTTAAGACggatatgatttttaaaaaaatgtttgtaatagATAAAGCTGCTGGACTGCTTTCATCAAGTCCAACAGCTTTCATCAGGAAGTATGTTTTTTGTAGTCCAGGACTGTGTGCTTGTAGGTTAATGACATACTGTACAAACCATCAGAAGtgctaataaataatatataccTGTAACTTTCTGTTTCATATGGGCAGCATACAAAACCTTCTGTTTTCAAAGTACACCCAGAGTTTTACTTTGAACTCTAGGTGGCTCAGAGGCGTCCAACTTTCTACATCAGAGTTCTGACGGCagaatttgtagttttatatttttattttttttttatttctttttctctcaggGAGAAGCGATTTGTGGCCATGAAGGTTGTAAAAAGTGCTGAACATTACACAGAGACCGCGCTGGACGAAATCAAGCTGCTGAAATCTGTAAGGAACAAAGATACAGTATATACTTTAATCaagtgtttataaaaaaaaatgaatctgtCGTCTTTCCTCGccatcagttttaatttaattaggcttaatttcactttttttttttagaccagAAATTTACCTAtgctattatttatttgaactatTTAATGTGATTGAAGAAAAGTGAGATGCACATCTTTATACACAGTACATGTAAACATTTGGTGAAAATGTATACGTTCAACCTATTACCACTTATGCTCAATTTGTGACGTTGCCACATGCCTCACTGATGTTTTCTAGGTGAGAAACACGGACCCCAGAGATCCCAACAGAGAGAAAGTGGTGCAGCTGCTAGATGACTTCAAGATTTCTGGGATGAATGGAACTCGTATCCTCTACTTAATTATGAATCTGTCACTGATTGTTACAGATAGTTAAAGGCTGcagatttttaataattttttacaagAGGTTTCCTTGACTCAGATTTCTTCAGATGTGTGTATGGTGTTTGAGGTCCTGGGCTACCACCTTCTGAAGTGGattataaaatcaaattatCAAGGCCTGCCCCAGCCTTGTGTGAAAAGCATCATACGACAGGTAGAGAATTGCAACGCTCCAAATGTGGTTGAGCAAACCTAAATGTAATCCttgttacaaaaacattcacacataTCACACCGGGCTTATTCCCCTGAACtacatttgaacacattttatcCAGAAAACGCTTCATTATCATCCGACTCTCTGCAGGTTTTGCAGGGCCTAGACTACCTCCACGCCAAGTGTAAAATCATTCATAcagacatcaagcctgaaaacattcTGCTGACTGTCAACGAGCCCTACATCAAGAAGATGGCTGCCGAGGCGACACAGTGGCAGAAGTCTGGCGCTCCACCTCCATCTGGATCTGCAGGTAGCCATTTCTTATGTTTCACACTTGAACGGAAATATGGACCCATCGACTTAAGACTGTGGAGGAGCTTTAATTCAAAACTTTAGCTATTAATACGTTTCAatcagtcaaattttatttcaatagcacctttcagcaacaagacatttgaaagtgctttacatcaaaaaaacacacaattacaaagtcatatAACACACAGCCgtcaacattacattttgcacatcagattattgattagTGTTTCATGATTAGTGTTTCAATAGCAACtgtaaacaggtgggtttttagtctagatttaaaggcactcagtgtttcagctgttttgcagttttctggaagcttattccagatttgtgatgcatagaagctgaatgctgcttctcctcgcttggttctggttctggggatgcagagcagaaccagagccagaagacctgagaggtctagAGGTCTCTGATAGACCAGCACAGTGGTCTATCAcagtttcatttgtaaaactgaCATACATTGAACAAACATGTGGAACGTTCTCTGCTATAAAATTCTCTTGTAGGGCCCAAGCAAGTTTTGTTGACTTAATAATATCCagtataataaaatatttgtccaGCATCAATATTTTCGTCAATACaacttttgtttcagtttttgtggtCTCTGACTTCTTAAccaaagctattttttttctacacgtATTGTTGGTTTTCTAAGGAAACCGTATAGTTTGTAGTGCCACTGTATTTGATGATATTGCGTGTTTTGAGTAAAAAGCTGCTTCTAATAAAAGCGGCGAGCTGAGCTCCTTCTCGCTATGAGTCACCGCTGGATTGGTTGCGGCTGTCGTCTACTCACTCAGAGAAGTTTATGAGACTCCGAGCCTCCGCGGGGGCAGTGTGTTGGCAAAACCCAGCCACCAGAACGAAATACTAATTATAGAGCGGCTATGAATGTGCCGCGTATCACTCAACATTATTTCCCTTTGATGTTTCCCCTTCTCCCGCAGTGAGTACAGCGCCGGCACCCAAAACGGTGAGTTCTCGCCCTTCATATGTTGTGATGTGACACTTTCTCAGAACATGGGGAGTTAAATGTGATTGGAGTACTGCGTGTTCTCCATTCGCAGGTGGCCAAAATGtcaaagaataagaaaaagaagatgaagaaaaagcaaaagaagcaaGCAGAGCTGCTGGAGAAGAGGATTCAGGAGATGGAAGGCGGAGCAATGCCTGATGCTGCAGAGGAAGATGACGACGACGATGAGACGGAGACTAATGAAGATTCATCCTCGGCTACTGTTCCCGTCTCTTCAACGCTGCAAGACGTTGCTAACCACACAAGCACAGGTGAGTAATGGATTTGAATCTGGTGTCATCTTTGAATCTCAGTCGTATGCTCTTCCAGCAGCTTCACAAGTCTGATTAGGATCTCCTCTGCTGAATttatcacaaaatgttttattggccAAAACGAGGCTTCTAGAGAGTCCAGAAATGTCCACAATGTGAAATGGGTGCCGAGTGAATTCCCAGATTTAACTAAggatggggggaaaaagtaaTAAATGGTTGAATATTTGCACTTCCCGAGTATTCCCCATCCAATCTTCATCATCTCGTCCTGTGGGAAAAGtgtggaaaatatttgtaatttcagactctaaacatttttccatccaCTGTTGCAATGAGAATAAAGAGAGTTTGTTTGGTGAAGAGCAAACAAACTCTCTCTTGTTTGGTGAAAACTAAATCTTCACCTGTCTGAAGGATGAGCTCCTGTTAATTCCCCAGGAAAAGAGAAACTCTTTAAACTCTGGTAAAATGcaggacaaaaacaatgttGTCTTATCTTTCAATGGTGACAGCTGAAATGTGTACACTGTCACTATGACCTCATCTAATCTTCATTTTGACTGAACAGATGCCCCCAAATTATTgaatatggagaaaaaaatgtttgatgatGACAAAAACTCCAGCTGTATGCCCTGACCTTTTTCACGTTTTGTAAAGTCAGAAGTTTTTTAGACTTTTCTTGGAAAACTCAGTGCTAAGAAAATGATGtagcatatttaaaaatgttttccaaatgcaAAGCTTTTCTCTGTACCTGCAGGTTTTCTGAAgttgtttaccttttttttgttatttttaatcagggtgtctgtgaacatcaatCACCAAATTTCtctgtctggactttgactagaccatttaAACCACGCCATTGTAGTTCTGCCTGTACGTGTAAAGCCAGATGAACTTTGACACATTTGTCAAGTTTTTTGCAGCccagtaattatttttatttatttatttatttattttcatcacagGGGTTCTGGATAAAGAACTGTGTCATTAAAAGtctttattaaatgaaataaacccttttatttttcttgtttttttgttttttttttgctgcagactCCACTCCCGACGAGCAGCCTCCTCTGACGCCTCAGCCAGGTCATCGGAAAGCGGGCGCAGCGGAGGAGGAGAACCGAATGGAGATCAACTGCAACGGCCATTCCTCCTCACCGGAGAACAAGGACAGTTCAGAAAAACAAGGGACCAAGGAGTCTGCGGAAGAGCAGGAGGACCAACAGAACGCGAACCAACCAGAAAGCACTGCAGAGACTCCAGACTCTATATGTAACAAAGAGGAGCATGAAACCTCTGACGCCTCGCCGGCAGAGGCCGATCCCGCCTCGGAGCCTCTCCCCGCTTCCCTCGGCTCCAACGTCGCCGTGGAGCCAAACGACGGGGAAAGACGGGAGAAAAAGATGGAGGACATGGAGACGCAAGGGGGGAACAAAAAGGAGTGTGAGGAAGAGGACGGCCAGAGTGGTTAGTTGCAGAACAGATATTTTAGCCTATTTTACTGCACTTTCAAGATTTGACAAAATCCATCATGCTCGTGTCGTTTCTCTAcagaaacagctgaatttaattagaaaaatattcaccATTTATATTGAAAGTCTCGAGTGCACTCCCTTATCTGTTGAAAACTACAAGACCGGGATAAATTACATGAATATGaagaaaatttgaaatgaatatgctttattattttctttaaagactAAACAAAACTACATCACAAAATTAATGCAGATGTAAACCAGATTGTAGTTTGATGTGCGGATCAATGCAGATTGAGCAAGAAATGGCTTGCTGACGTTCTAAACTGTGTGGGTTGAATCCAGTCAGACTGCTGCATTATGAAGGTGTTATTTTCTAGACTTCACACATTAAATCAAATCCTCCACTGTAACTTCAACTTTCTAATGAACGCCCACTGCAAACTGCGAACACTTTGCAGCAAAAGCTTTCTTTTGCTTCTTCGAGTTCCAGTCTGTAAAATTCCTGGAtatctttttttgtaatctgtGGTGTTGGAGAGGACTCGGTGTCAGTCtctcatctgtttttgtcttgatttcTGACTCCGCTCTGTGCCAGGCTCAGCAGACGGTTTGTTGGTAAACCCCCTGGATCCTCTTAACGGCGACAAGCTGCAGGTCAAGATCGCTGACCTTGGCAATGCCTGCTGGGTGGtgagtaaaaatgtgcatcCATCAGCAACAAGTCGGCTTCTTGTAGGTGTCAGTGGGCGGGGCCTCTACGGGTTAGTCTTGATCGTGTACTTTGTCAGAAATCAAgcctttttatatatatatatatatatatatatatatatatatatatacctcaACATCTGTTCATTATaagcattttgagttttttgttttctatctcGTAGCTCATCTGTTTATTTTGGGATCTGTGAATTTTACTGAGATCTCAgcgtttgtttttgcagcacaaGCATTTTACAGACGACATTCAGACACGGCAATACCGTTCGCTGGAGGTTCTGATCGGAGCTGGGTACAGCACTCCAGCAGACATCTGGAGCACCGCCTGCAtggtaaaacacaaacacaggacCGCTGCACGGGCAGTGCAATGAACGCTGGGTACATTCTGTTAAAGTTACAGCAGCCTGTCAGTAGAGAGAGGCTGCTGTAACTTTAAAGGGAAaagcctttaaaataaattctccagcattgacttttattgtttatataatatatttgaacccagacaaacaggaagtaatgcattaattttttatttctgaacatattgacttaaaatagtcTAGTATTACAACAAATGCTTTGGTTACGTTGATTCCATTGGAAATATTAGAggtgtaaataattatttttgtaaaaaacattattttttttatgggattttattcatccatccataatTGTAGCTACATATACATGTCTGTAACTGATTCATTGTTGAGTGTAATAATTAGGCGTCGTCTTTTAGCAGGAAACTTTCTGGTATGTAAAGTTTTCAgaggcagaaacagaaaaaacaaaatagaataaaGTCTTGACTGGCATAGCTGTAATTAAACCCTCCTTAATTctggatgtgtgttttgttttcgtCAGGCCTTTGAGCTTGCTACTGGAGATTATCTGTTTGAACCGCACTCTGGAGAGGACTACTCCAGAGATGAAGGTTGGTTCAGAAAACAGGACTTCCTTTACAAATGGCCGCCTGGCTTGAGTGTCAGAAATGGATTCAATTTGGGAtctgaaatatataaaactcTAAAACTGTTTCCGTCTATACGGAAACATTAAagtgaagatttatttattctatgAAATTCaattctttcttttctgaataaagtactttgcaaaaattatttatacccctttagcttttatttgcaacaacaaacttcagtgtgttttatcaGAACTTTATGTGATTgacgtgtgtgcatgtgtgattgtaaaaggaaaacaagatgTTGGTTTTTAGTACTTAtagcaaaaatctgaaatgtaaaaacgcAAATTTGCAGCAGCCCCCTTTTATTACGACACCACCAGTAACATCCATAGATCTCTTATCACAGATCATCAATTTTCATTCACACAacagaagttattttaaacagcGACTTGTGTTGGGTGAATGAAGGTTGTTAAATTATATTCATGTATCAAACTTGACCTTTTTCAGTCAGGACTGGTTAAAATttcctatatttttttttttccccccaccaaaTGACAATCCTGACTAATCCGATTGGGTTTCTCTTCTTGGTGTTATGGTTCTGTATGTATAgcatctttttctgtttgaaagcatgtttttttttttcttttttcttttctttcaattgTTCTATTTTGTGTCGATCGCTTAAAAAAATTCCCTTAAAATACACTTAAGTTTGCGGTCGTCGGAaaatgtggagagaaaaaacaagttgAAGGGTTGGAATTGCTTTTTGTGGATCTTCATATTGTGATGATTCTCGTCACCTGTACTCACCGTGCGTTTCTGTGTCTCCCCTTCCCCCAGATCACATAGCGCTCATCATTGAGCTGCTTGGCAAGGTTCCTCGGAAGCTGATCGTGGCGGGCAAATACTCCAAGGAGTTTTTCACCAAGAAAGGTAAACGCACCCGCCAGCTGTCTGCTGGAGAATTGCTTCCCCTTTCAACTTTGAAACATCCTCAGGTATTTGGGAGAGGAGATGCTATTTCAGGCTAAGCATGTGACGCCTCGAAGGGGAGCAGCCATCTGCTCCGCTCAGGACAGAACctgcaaaaaactaaatgagGCTCAGCTCTGTGAAGGTCCACCGAGATTGAATCTTGTGAAACGTGTGTCTCCCAGGCGACCTGCGACACATCACCAAGCTGAAGCCGTGGGGCCTGTTTGACGTCCTGGTGGAGAAGTACGAGTGGTCCAAGGAGGAGGCCCACTCtttcagcagcttcctgctgccCATGCTGGACCTGGTGCCTGAACGGAGGGCCACGGCGGCCCAGTGCCTCTCCCATCCATGGCTCTCCTCCTAAAGCCTGCGCACCGCCGCCATTTTTATACGTCGTGAAAGAACCCGGCCAGGAAATTCACTCATGTCTGCGAGCAGAACCCTCATGGTTGCCAGCACATCCAAACGACGGAGAGGAAAGCAGTCGAGGCTTTGTCACTAATTGGAAAACGTTCAGTAACGCCCTACACTCGTACTTGGTGAACTCTTTCTTaattggctttttttgttgttgttgtttctgagTGCAGGTGTATCGCTGGTGCACattctttttctcttcaagAACTGAAATTTGCACTTTTCTGACACAAACGGAAGTGAAAGAAGCTTTGTGAAACGGCAATCCAGTGGGTGTCGTATAGTTGAGCCAAATCTTTGCCAGTCATCGTGTGCCCAGCTTTTACACTTTTTGGCCTGAGACTTTGTTCAGTTTGTCCCTGCACGGTGcttatcagattaaaaaagtAACCAGTGATTTTTAAGAACAGTCTTAAGATTTATCATCACCACCaacaacaaaaggaagaaaaaaatatttattttttttggtaaatttttacACAAACACCTCCACAGAATAAGACATTTAACACAGTGTGCATCAATGACAGTTATCCAAAAATACACTGACAACCAGGCTTCCCCCCCCGCTCCTTTGAGGTATTGTCAAGGTTCTGCATTACTTTGCATTTTCTCAGAGTTTGAgtgtgaaactgtttttttctttcttctggatGGACAGCTCTGCAGTCGGTTTATAAACGCTGGTATACTTGGAATCCAGCCACACCTGGATAAGCAACCGGCGTTCAGTACGTTGTACCAAAGAGTTTTTCTTGACGCAGGTTTTGAACAAGACACTGAGTAGCAAAGGAGACTTTATCCGAAGGGCTTAAAAACGTTTTCATTCTGTGTGATCAGGCAATAAATTTAGCTTCTACTGTGCAAGACTTCCACCCCCTCCGTCCCCATGAATGTGCTGGTTTAACAAAAGATTGTACTAATTGCAGATGTTACTTTATTGCTTTGACTTTCTTCACAGTTGTCATATGGTTTAATGATGCAAGTTTCTTATGTCCATGTCTTCCGTCTTTATTTCTTCCTGTAGAATATAAGAATAAACACTTTTCCAAATTAGTTTGCCTTGTAAGCTGAAGGTTTTTAGTAActccttgcaaaaaaaattaaaaaattcaatACACTCACAACAAACGTGAGTGTATTTTGTAGTGTTTAATGTGATAGCCCAACAAAGAGTAGTAGTAGAATAACAATGTTGAAagaatatgacaaaaatatttcccaaaGTTTTTACAAACGGCACTCAAATTATTTTGGTGTGCATTTATGCTCTGAAATATTACATCACATTCCTGCTAATAATTTTTCCCCACCTGAGTTGTGGATCTGTACAACTCCTCCAGAGGTGCCGTGTAAACATATTGGTGAGTcttgtataattttccttccacttcatatttGTTCATGACTTTGGCTtgtgctatttaaaaaaagaaataaaaaatttattgaaatttgtggctgacgcaagagaaaatgtgaacaaattcaGAAACTGTGCAGACTTTTGCACTCTGCCGATAAAACAAATCCTAATCatataaaggttgaaaagttAAATACATATTATTGTAATTAGAAATTCAATTAAGCCCAAAATAATTCATGATCTTTTGGGATTTaggtgtaattttattttaccaaagtTTTTCTTCTGACCAGAACAAACACTTAGAAATCTTGTTTCTCCTAAACACAAATTGCGTTTGTGACttggatctgattttatttttacattttttttcctaatctgTGGAGAGCTAAAGCTTTCGACCGACAACAAGCAGGTCTTTCATCTTCAAAGAGAAATCCTCAAAACATCAGTGGAGATTTTATCAGgtgcttaaaatattttgttcccccatcctaactttgtcaaaaaagagcaaatgttatgaAACTCACGGGAATTATTGTTGataaaaagatgaatgaaaacagtaaaagacttgcagataaattaatttgtttccattttatagagGGCGAACACATtatttcaggcagctgaaatatccattctctcctcttctccaataactttgggaaataaaaagcacttgtttccaaattctcaaaaaatattatgtgtGATAGCATACTAGACATCTCCTTAATCCagtaatgtcatattttacattagaaggggatttaccaaaaagtttacactctgatcttttcaggaagtctttattttttgtgcccTGCTATCGGCCAGCTTCCCTCCTCATTTTATCAGAAATGAAcaattataaatgcacacaacgtgttggaaacctgtgtttgttgactgacttttatttgtcaggcttaCGAGACAAAAGMTGAAAAAAAGATCGATTCACTTcgcgtttaaaataacacaaaacagcgtaaaaagacctccacacaagaccacgtttatttatgtatgtatttttattttgatagctgtTGATTAAAAgttacaacactgacatgattatatgagtaATTTTTTACCGATAAATCGGTCAGAAGCGCCGTGAATatggtcagatccgccggatccacCTCTCTGGCTGCTCCCGGCACAGGGAGAGCTGAAttagctgtgtgaagctgacaccccacccacgtcaaaaaatccagcaaatggtct
Coding sequences within:
- the srpk1b gene encoding SRSF protein kinase 1b isoform X1, with amino-acid sequence MWLLDWIFSINTAVVKLASGLTWKPEPHGRGGASLQGQGEAPLPEQDEEILGSDDDEQEDPNDYCRGGYHHVKIGDLFNGRYHVIRKLGWGHFSTVWLAWDIQEKRFVAMKVVKSAEHYTETALDEIKLLKSVRNTDPRDPNREKVVQLLDDFKISGMNGTHVCMVFEVLGYHLLKWIIKSNYQGLPQPCVKSIIRQVLQGLDYLHAKCKIIHTDIKPENILLTVNEPYIKKMAAEATQWQKSGAPPPSGSAVSTAPAPKTVAKMSKNKKKKMKKKQKKQAELLEKRIQEMEGGAMPDAAEEDDDDDETETNEDSSSATVPVSSTLQDVANHTSTDSTPDEQPPLTPQPGHRKAGAAEEENRMEINCNGHSSSPENKDSSEKQGTKESAEEQEDQQNANQPESTAETPDSICNKEEHETSDASPAEADPASEPLPASLGSNVAVEPNDGERREKKMEDMETQGGNKKECEEEDGQSGSADGLLVNPLDPLNGDKLQVKIADLGNACWVHKHFTDDIQTRQYRSLEVLIGAGYSTPADIWSTACMAFELATGDYLFEPHSGEDYSRDEDHIALIIELLGKVPRKLIVAGKYSKEFFTKKGDLRHITKLKPWGLFDVLVEKYEWSKEEAHSFSSFLLPMLDLVPERRATAAQCLSHPWLSS
- the srpk1b gene encoding SRSF protein kinase 1b isoform X3; protein product: MGIRASCRPEPHGRGGASLQGQGEAPLPEQDEEILGSDDDEQEDPNDYCRGGYHHVKIGDLFNGRYHVIRKLGWGHFSTVWLAWDIQEKRFVAMKVVKSAEHYTETALDEIKLLKSVRNTDPRDPNREKVVQLLDDFKISGMNGTHVCMVFEVLGYHLLKWIIKSNYQGLPQPCVKSIIRQVLQGLDYLHAKCKIIHTDIKPENILLTVNEPYIKKMAAEATQWQKSGAPPPSGSAVSTAPAPKTVAKMSKNKKKKMKKKQKKQAELLEKRIQEMEGGAMPDAAEEDDDDDETETNEDSSSATVPVSSTLQDVANHTSTDSTPDEQPPLTPQPGHRKAGAAEEENRMEINCNGHSSSPENKDSSEKQGTKESAEEQEDQQNANQPESTAETPDSICNKEEHETSDASPAEADPASEPLPASLGSNVAVEPNDGERREKKMEDMETQGGNKKECEEEDGQSGSADGLLVNPLDPLNGDKLQVKIADLGNACWVHKHFTDDIQTRQYRSLEVLIGAGYSTPADIWSTACMAFELATGDYLFEPHSGEDYSRDEDHIALIIELLGKVPRKLIVAGKYSKEFFTKKGDLRHITKLKPWGLFDVLVEKYEWSKEEAHSFSSFLLPMLDLVPERRATAAQCLSHPWLSS
- the srpk1b gene encoding SRSF protein kinase 1b isoform X2 codes for the protein MERKVLAIQARKKRTKQRKPGKKPEPHGRGGASLQGQGEAPLPEQDEEILGSDDDEQEDPNDYCRGGYHHVKIGDLFNGRYHVIRKLGWGHFSTVWLAWDIQEKRFVAMKVVKSAEHYTETALDEIKLLKSVRNTDPRDPNREKVVQLLDDFKISGMNGTHVCMVFEVLGYHLLKWIIKSNYQGLPQPCVKSIIRQVLQGLDYLHAKCKIIHTDIKPENILLTVNEPYIKKMAAEATQWQKSGAPPPSGSAVSTAPAPKTVAKMSKNKKKKMKKKQKKQAELLEKRIQEMEGGAMPDAAEEDDDDDETETNEDSSSATVPVSSTLQDVANHTSTDSTPDEQPPLTPQPGHRKAGAAEEENRMEINCNGHSSSPENKDSSEKQGTKESAEEQEDQQNANQPESTAETPDSICNKEEHETSDASPAEADPASEPLPASLGSNVAVEPNDGERREKKMEDMETQGGNKKECEEEDGQSGSADGLLVNPLDPLNGDKLQVKIADLGNACWVHKHFTDDIQTRQYRSLEVLIGAGYSTPADIWSTACMAFELATGDYLFEPHSGEDYSRDEDHIALIIELLGKVPRKLIVAGKYSKEFFTKKGDLRHITKLKPWGLFDVLVEKYEWSKEEAHSFSSFLLPMLDLVPERRATAAQCLSHPWLSS